A region from the Flavobacteriales bacterium genome encodes:
- a CDS encoding T9SS type A sorting domain-containing protein, translating into MKKNIQKLLLGCSLALATIGVQAQGLEQIIVEQYYEASAADAAASEFGSTDGIAELVAGSRTYRIYADLLPGYKLETVFGNTDHPLNIGTTTFFYNQTDRGTALGHTNATGRLDENTCSIDSYLTFGMAGSTKRGVLKSADANATGVIFPNSEGSPVMENQTAWMGTALTTADGLATGAQITTQTIGISDLSAFTGNATGTFSTNNGAWFVLGGAQGEDPNGTNRILIAQITTSGSLSFNLNMRVSPLAGGSFTDYVSSNPTGAEVTIPSLNFPLAVDCNGVPGGPALPGTPCDDNDACTVNDVYTGTAPNCGCAGTFADADSDGTCDANDVCPGGPEPGTPCDDLNAATTGDVIQANCTCAGTLICTPGAPCNDNNACTTGEVFDANCNCGGGVAVDPDDNNPCTLDSCDPINGVSNIFQDADGDGTCDANDLCPGGPEPGTACNDNDACTTNDVIGVNCQCAGTFADADGDGTCDANDQCPGGPEPGTPCDDGNAATTGDVIQANCQCVGVLGCTPGAPCNDFNACTTGEVFDANCNCGGGAAVDPNDNDPCTLDSCDPITGVSNIFQDADNDGTCDANDLCPGGPEPGTACDDGNPATNTDVIQANCTCAGVLGCTVGAPCDDLNACTTGEVFDANCNCGGGTAVDPDDNDPCTLDSCDPINGVSNIFQDADNDGTCDFNDVCPGGPEPGSACNDNDPCTVNDVVDANCNCAGTFADADNDGTCDANDLCANGPEPGTACDDGDINTINDTIGANCQCAGFNPNCTEDLVLTIELDAFGSQTTWEVRDQVTTAVVASGGPYTDGAPSTVLENLCLAVGCYQLNVFDANGDGISAGGYVLTDDIGRRIVDADGQFSNTSSIVAGAEPDFCLPVTGTFVKANWCDRTNLVPSSFIYAQGVAGATGYQFWFFDPHGSYSRRILKPTTVCQLNWATQPIPTGLELNVRVRALVGGNYQPFGKACTMLVQNPGGASFRDMTSFDTDGAHLSMYPNPNRDEVLYLMIEGLSDEATAAQVEIFDAMGKRIASEQLSVAAGTLNHAMTLSNEMEAGLYFVHVVVDGQTFTERLVRQ; encoded by the coding sequence ATGAAAAAGAACATCCAGAAACTCCTGCTCGGGTGTAGTCTGGCGCTGGCCACCATCGGTGTGCAAGCGCAGGGCCTCGAGCAGATCATCGTGGAGCAGTACTACGAGGCTTCGGCCGCGGATGCTGCGGCCAGCGAATTCGGCTCCACCGACGGCATTGCCGAACTGGTGGCCGGATCGCGCACCTACCGCATCTATGCCGACCTGCTCCCGGGCTACAAGCTGGAGACCGTGTTCGGCAACACGGACCACCCACTGAACATCGGTACCACCACGTTCTTCTACAACCAGACCGACCGTGGTACGGCATTGGGCCACACCAACGCTACCGGGCGCCTCGATGAGAACACCTGCTCCATCGACAGCTACCTCACCTTCGGCATGGCCGGCAGCACCAAGCGCGGCGTTCTGAAGAGCGCGGACGCCAATGCGACCGGTGTGATCTTCCCCAACAGCGAAGGAAGCCCGGTGATGGAGAACCAGACCGCTTGGATGGGCACGGCCCTGACGACGGCCGACGGTCTTGCCACCGGCGCGCAGATCACCACCCAAACGATCGGTATCTCCGACCTGAGCGCCTTCACGGGCAACGCCACGGGCACCTTCAGCACCAACAACGGTGCTTGGTTCGTGCTTGGCGGTGCACAGGGCGAAGACCCCAACGGCACCAACCGCATCCTGATCGCCCAGATCACCACCAGCGGCAGCCTGTCCTTCAACCTGAACATGCGTGTGAGCCCGCTGGCCGGTGGTTCCTTCACCGACTACGTCTCCAGCAACCCCACCGGTGCGGAAGTCACGATCCCCTCGCTGAACTTCCCCTTGGCCGTTGACTGCAACGGTGTCCCGGGCGGCCCAGCCCTTCCCGGCACGCCTTGCGATGACAACGACGCCTGCACAGTGAACGATGTGTACACCGGCACCGCTCCCAACTGCGGATGCGCTGGCACCTTCGCCGATGCAGACAGCGACGGCACCTGCGACGCGAACGACGTGTGCCCAGGTGGTCCCGAACCCGGTACGCCCTGCGACGACCTCAACGCCGCCACCACGGGCGATGTGATCCAAGCGAACTGCACCTGCGCCGGTACGTTGATCTGCACCCCAGGTGCTCCATGCAACGACAACAACGCCTGCACCACGGGTGAAGTGTTCGATGCGAACTGCAACTGCGGCGGCGGCGTGGCCGTTGACCCCGACGACAACAACCCCTGCACCCTCGACAGCTGCGACCCGATCAACGGCGTGAGCAACATCTTCCAGGATGCTGACGGCGATGGCACCTGCGACGCCAACGACCTGTGCCCCGGTGGCCCTGAGCCCGGCACTGCTTGCAACGACAACGATGCCTGCACGACCAACGACGTCATCGGTGTGAACTGCCAGTGCGCTGGTACGTTCGCTGATGCTGACGGCGACGGCACCTGCGATGCCAACGATCAGTGCCCCGGCGGTCCGGAGCCCGGTACGCCTTGCGATGACGGCAATGCCGCTACCACGGGCGATGTGATCCAAGCCAACTGCCAGTGCGTTGGTGTGCTCGGGTGCACCCCCGGTGCTCCCTGCAACGATTTCAACGCTTGCACCACGGGTGAAGTGTTCGACGCCAACTGCAACTGCGGCGGCGGCGCGGCCGTTGATCCCAACGACAACGACCCCTGCACCCTCGACAGCTGCGACCCGATCACCGGCGTGAGCAACATCTTCCAGGATGCCGACAACGATGGCACCTGCGATGCGAACGACTTGTGCCCTGGTGGACCCGAGCCCGGTACCGCTTGCGACGATGGCAACCCTGCCACCAACACCGATGTGATCCAGGCCAACTGCACCTGCGCAGGTGTGCTGGGCTGCACCGTAGGTGCTCCTTGCGACGACCTGAACGCCTGCACCACGGGTGAAGTGTTCGATGCCAACTGCAACTGCGGTGGCGGAACGGCCGTTGACCCCGACGATAACGACCCCTGCACGCTCGACAGCTGCGATCCCATCAACGGTGTGAGCAACATCTTCCAGGACGCCGATAACGACGGCACCTGCGATTTCAATGATGTTTGCCCCGGCGGTCCCGAGCCCGGCAGCGCTTGCAATGACAATGATCCCTGCACGGTGAACGATGTTGTGGATGCCAACTGCAACTGCGCCGGCACCTTCGCCGATGCTGACAACGACGGCACCTGCGACGCCAACGACCTCTGTGCCAACGGCCCAGAGCCCGGCACGGCTTGCGACGACGGCGACATCAACACGATCAACGACACGATCGGCGCGAACTGCCAGTGCGCAGGTTTCAACCCGAACTGCACCGAGGACCTCGTGCTGACGATCGAACTGGATGCCTTCGGTAGCCAGACCACCTGGGAAGTGCGCGACCAAGTGACCACCGCAGTGGTGGCCAGTGGCGGTCCGTACACCGATGGCGCTCCAAGCACCGTGCTGGAGAACCTGTGCCTTGCAGTGGGTTGCTACCAACTGAACGTGTTCGACGCCAATGGCGACGGCATCAGCGCCGGTGGCTACGTGCTCACCGACGACATCGGCCGCCGCATCGTGGACGCCGATGGTCAGTTCAGCAACACCAGCAGCATCGTTGCCGGTGCTGAACCAGACTTCTGCCTGCCAGTGACAGGCACCTTCGTGAAGGCCAACTGGTGCGACCGCACCAACCTGGTACCGAGCAGCTTCATCTACGCTCAAGGCGTTGCGGGTGCAACCGGGTACCAGTTCTGGTTCTTCGACCCCCATGGCAGCTACAGCCGTCGCATCCTGAAGCCCACCACCGTGTGCCAGCTGAACTGGGCCACACAACCCATCCCCACCGGACTGGAGCTGAACGTGCGTGTGCGTGCCCTCGTGGGCGGCAACTACCAACCCTTCGGCAAGGCTTGCACCATGCTGGTGCAGAACCCTGGTGGTGCCAGCTTCCGCGACATGACCAGCTTCGATACGGACGGTGCTCACCTGAGCATGTACCCGAACCCGAACCGCGACGAAGTGCTCTACCTGATGATCGAAGGCCTGAGCGACGAAGCCACCGCTGCACAGGTGGAGATCTTCGACGCCATGGGCAAGCGCATCGCCAGCGAGCAACTGAGCGTGGCCGCCGGTACCCTCAACCATGCCATGACCCTGAGCAACGAAATGGAGGCCGGCCTCTACTTCGTGCACGTGGTGGTGGACGGTCAGACCTTCACCGAGCGCCTCGTGCGCCAGTAA
- a CDS encoding outer membrane beta-barrel protein produces MLARSLLLYLLCAMALSVNAQGTLRGTITDTKGQLVAAATVGVKGQANVGVMADFDGTYMMRMPSAEPTVMVVTAMGYATLEFTVTVAAGAVVVRDVVLEPQAKEIGGYTKTARRKTKGRDDVALDRMKVNSGVSFDYVSAERMTRTGDASVDAAVKRVPGVSTVGRFVSVRGLADRYIVTSVNGSRIPTLDPFTNNVSLDIFPTGLVDNIIITKTGSPELPGDWSGAFLSVNTLDYPSKLSVNITSSVGYNPQTTWKNIVSSKGSDTDWLGYDDGYRGIPDGVAVDQDDFPRYNANPSIYDQLSYLGLGSYLNSYGITSATTMNAGDPYHLLGLVELGYLAPALFNDPNAGATAVNNYNADYGSSYFVPLFNQELQANGQAFNNDAWGTTEKTAPLNFSQTISLGNQVNVFKRPLGFMVGFRYGRDTKYDENSTVSRTNSAPDGEVVADIFNYKQRVSSEQHGWSALANLSYKPHRNHGISFLFMPNVQGQNDARNYRGSEFNFAPTEILVGADQTYEERRQLIYQASTTHFFPRTKLRINLDASYTDGQMNILDFREIVYFLDTVSGVAQFSSNSSLPRRFRYMDEDLLDARAGFEFPLDSVYGRPRKLMFGGAYRWNQRENIQILYNVRGLAGSEVNVPLDELITDDRFIIDGANTPLVYENNSSELDEDIGISRISAAYVMSDYSINERLRLVGGARLEHTDLISDIRSYYDLGLPANDEGRDRIAGQVANPGVLDELDILPSINAIFKIKDDSLRLMNLRANYFRSLGRPSFREISSVDLDDFILRGRVRGNPTLQMTYVDNYDLRLETFFQRGHNITLSGFYKQFTNHIELVKLLGIDNFSWQNAKNSEAFGVELEGKLVLLRNVDLLGNITFIESRTTVEGAVTRTRTMFGQAPWIVNGMLNYRVDSAGFDVAISYNVQGPKLAVVAAAGVQQPDVYELPRHLLDITLSKKLGKRFIVRARVRDLLNQPVRRSYSFDSGYDLDFDRYTYGREYILSLTFRI; encoded by the coding sequence ATGCTGGCGCGCTCCCTTCTGCTCTACCTGTTGTGCGCCATGGCGCTGTCCGTCAATGCACAAGGCACCCTCCGCGGCACCATCACCGATACGAAGGGCCAGCTGGTGGCCGCGGCCACCGTGGGCGTGAAAGGCCAGGCCAACGTGGGCGTGATGGCCGACTTCGATGGCACCTACATGATGCGGATGCCCAGCGCGGAGCCCACCGTAATGGTGGTGACCGCCATGGGATATGCAACCTTGGAATTCACCGTGACCGTGGCCGCAGGTGCCGTTGTGGTGCGCGACGTGGTGTTGGAGCCGCAAGCCAAGGAGATCGGTGGTTACACGAAGACCGCCCGGCGGAAGACCAAGGGCCGCGATGATGTGGCCCTCGACCGGATGAAGGTGAACAGTGGCGTGAGTTTCGACTATGTGAGCGCTGAACGTATGACCCGCACCGGTGATGCGAGCGTGGACGCCGCGGTGAAGCGCGTGCCCGGCGTGAGCACCGTGGGCCGCTTCGTGAGCGTGCGTGGCCTGGCCGATCGCTACATCGTCACCTCGGTCAACGGCTCCCGCATACCAACGCTCGATCCGTTCACCAACAACGTGAGCCTGGACATCTTCCCGACAGGTCTGGTGGACAACATCATCATCACCAAGACAGGCAGCCCTGAACTGCCCGGCGACTGGTCGGGGGCCTTCTTGTCCGTGAACACGTTGGACTACCCGTCCAAACTCTCGGTGAACATCACCAGCAGCGTGGGCTACAACCCGCAGACCACATGGAAGAACATCGTCAGCAGCAAGGGCAGCGATACCGACTGGCTGGGCTACGATGACGGCTACCGGGGCATCCCCGACGGAGTGGCGGTGGACCAGGACGACTTCCCCCGCTACAATGCAAATCCATCGATCTACGATCAGCTCTCCTATCTCGGGTTGGGCAGTTACCTGAACAGCTACGGGATCACCTCAGCCACCACCATGAATGCCGGCGACCCCTACCACTTGCTGGGGCTGGTGGAACTGGGTTACCTGGCCCCGGCCTTGTTCAACGACCCCAACGCCGGTGCGACAGCCGTGAACAACTACAACGCCGATTACGGCAGTTCCTACTTCGTGCCGCTGTTCAACCAGGAATTGCAAGCCAACGGGCAGGCGTTCAACAACGACGCCTGGGGCACGACGGAAAAGACCGCCCCCCTCAACTTCAGCCAAACCATCAGTTTGGGGAACCAAGTGAACGTGTTCAAACGGCCACTTGGTTTCATGGTCGGGTTCCGTTACGGGCGTGATACGAAGTACGACGAGAACAGCACGGTATCCCGCACCAACAGCGCGCCCGATGGCGAGGTGGTGGCCGACATCTTCAACTACAAGCAACGCGTGAGCAGCGAGCAGCACGGCTGGAGCGCGCTGGCCAACCTGAGCTACAAACCGCACCGCAACCACGGCATCTCGTTCCTCTTCATGCCCAACGTACAAGGCCAGAACGATGCACGCAATTACCGGGGCAGCGAGTTCAACTTCGCACCTACGGAGATCCTTGTCGGTGCCGACCAGACCTACGAGGAGCGGCGACAGCTCATCTACCAGGCCAGTACCACGCACTTCTTCCCGCGCACCAAACTGCGCATCAACTTGGACGCGTCGTACACCGATGGCCAGATGAACATACTCGACTTCCGTGAGATCGTGTATTTCCTGGACACGGTCTCCGGTGTCGCCCAGTTCAGCAGCAACTCATCGCTTCCGCGCCGCTTCCGGTACATGGACGAAGACCTGCTGGACGCCCGGGCCGGTTTCGAATTCCCGTTGGACAGCGTGTACGGCCGGCCCCGCAAGCTCATGTTCGGCGGTGCCTACCGATGGAACCAGCGGGAGAACATCCAGATCCTCTACAACGTGCGCGGATTGGCCGGCAGCGAAGTGAACGTCCCGTTGGACGAGCTCATCACCGATGACCGTTTCATCATCGACGGGGCGAACACGCCCCTGGTTTACGAGAACAACTCCTCGGAACTGGATGAGGACATCGGCATCAGCCGCATCAGTGCAGCCTATGTGATGAGCGATTACAGCATCAACGAGCGGTTGCGGTTGGTGGGGGGTGCCCGTTTGGAGCACACCGACCTGATCAGCGATATCCGCAGCTATTACGACCTGGGTTTGCCTGCCAATGATGAGGGCCGTGACCGCATCGCCGGGCAAGTGGCCAACCCGGGGGTCCTCGACGAGCTGGACATCCTGCCGAGCATCAACGCCATCTTCAAGATCAAGGATGATTCGTTGCGGTTGATGAACCTCCGAGCGAACTACTTCCGCTCGCTTGGCCGTCCGAGCTTCCGGGAGATCAGTAGCGTGGACCTCGACGACTTCATCCTTCGCGGCCGTGTGCGCGGTAATCCAACGCTGCAGATGACCTACGTGGACAACTACGATCTGCGCCTGGAAACCTTCTTCCAACGCGGCCACAACATCACCCTCAGCGGGTTCTACAAACAGTTCACCAACCATATCGAACTGGTGAAACTGCTCGGCATCGACAACTTCAGCTGGCAGAACGCCAAGAACTCCGAAGCGTTCGGTGTGGAGCTTGAAGGCAAACTGGTGCTGCTGCGCAACGTTGATCTGCTCGGCAACATCACCTTCATCGAGAGCCGTACAACGGTGGAAGGCGCCGTGACCCGCACCCGCACCATGTTCGGCCAGGCGCCGTGGATCGTGAACGGTATGCTGAACTACCGCGTGGACAGTGCCGGTTTCGATGTTGCGATCTCCTACAACGTGCAAGGCCCCAAACTGGCGGTGGTGGCCGCGGCGGGCGTACAACAACCCGACGTTTACGAGCTGCCCAGGCATTTGCTGGACATCACATTGAGCAAGAAGCTCGGCAAGCGGTTCATCGTACGGGCCCGCGTTCGCGATCTGCTGAACCAGCCTGTGCGCCGCTCGTACTCGTTCGACAGCGGATACGACCTCGACTTCGATCGTTACACCTACGGCCGCGAGTACATCCTGAGCCTCACCTTCCGGATCTGA
- a CDS encoding T9SS type A sorting domain-containing protein, giving the protein MRNLRTSIALAALLCCAIPCSTSAQGLQTVVVEKYYISDANDATDTDGGFLQEGSVTYRVFLDMGEGYKLRSLFGDSLHPFTISSTAVLFNNGDRGKRFGHLIQDQYLGDNTVALDSWLSLGDASEAHIGVLEGDDTDGSVVGGSNNDGGSASVPGGLLVNSASDAGLPLTDRDGLLPGTGMPPGFLFIGDAQYLDSAFFEMNQLNAYTTMNMVSQAPAGVVGYGAENRILIAQITTAGELSFALNVELLDSLGNVLRYVANDDTLLANETAFGLLNYPPECGCMDPNYLEYDPTAGCDDGSCATAIVFGCSDTTACNFDPNANFNIDALCCYGPGDCNGLDINIVCPGVGLDEAVGDASVLAAWPNPAHGDLMVQWPFGAEAGELRLLDATGRTIRIEAVQPGRTMVLDLSELAQGSYVLLARSEGTERALRLVKQ; this is encoded by the coding sequence ATGCGCAACCTCCGAACCTCCATCGCTTTGGCAGCGCTGTTGTGCTGTGCGATCCCCTGCTCCACCAGCGCGCAAGGCCTGCAGACCGTTGTGGTCGAGAAGTACTACATCAGCGATGCGAACGACGCCACGGACACCGATGGTGGTTTCCTGCAGGAAGGCTCAGTGACATACCGCGTGTTCCTGGACATGGGCGAGGGCTACAAGCTGCGCAGCCTCTTCGGTGATAGTCTCCACCCGTTCACCATCTCCAGCACGGCTGTGCTTTTCAACAACGGGGACCGCGGCAAGAGATTCGGACATTTGATCCAAGACCAATATCTGGGCGACAACACCGTGGCGCTCGACTCTTGGCTTTCGCTTGGTGATGCGAGCGAAGCACACATTGGCGTCCTGGAAGGTGACGACACCGATGGCTCCGTTGTTGGTGGGTCCAACAACGATGGGGGAAGCGCATCAGTGCCCGGTGGTCTCTTGGTGAACAGTGCCAGTGACGCTGGCCTCCCCTTGACGGACCGTGACGGACTGTTGCCAGGAACGGGCATGCCGCCCGGATTCCTGTTCATCGGTGACGCCCAGTACTTGGACAGTGCATTCTTCGAGATGAACCAGCTTAACGCTTACACCACCATGAACATGGTGTCGCAAGCCCCGGCTGGCGTTGTGGGCTACGGAGCCGAGAACCGGATCCTTATCGCGCAGATCACCACCGCCGGCGAGCTGAGCTTCGCACTGAACGTGGAGTTGCTCGACTCGCTCGGCAACGTGTTGCGCTATGTGGCCAACGACGACACCCTCTTGGCCAACGAAACCGCGTTCGGCTTGTTGAACTACCCGCCCGAGTGCGGCTGCATGGACCCGAACTATCTGGAGTACGATCCGACGGCAGGTTGCGACGACGGCTCCTGCGCCACGGCCATCGTGTTCGGATGTTCGGACACCACGGCCTGCAACTTCGACCCGAACGCCAACTTCAACATCGATGCCTTGTGCTGCTACGGCCCTGGGGATTGCAACGGGCTCGACATCAACATCGTTTGTCCGGGGGTTGGGCTGGATGAAGCCGTCGGTGATGCCTCCGTGCTCGCAGCTTGGCCGAACCCCGCTCATGGCGACCTCATGGTGCAATGGCCTTTCGGTGCTGAAGCGGGCGAGTTGCGCTTGTTGGATGCCACCGGCCGAACGATCCGTATCGAAGCCGTTCAGCCGGGCCGCACAATGGTGCTCGACTTGTCGGAACTGGCCCAAGGCAGCTATGTGCTGTTGGCCCGAAGTGAAGGGACCGAGCGGGCGCTGCGTTTGGTGAAGCAATGA
- a CDS encoding T9SS type A sorting domain-containing protein, which translates to MIRRSLLLASGLSAICSTALAQYAPPDSMALEGIVVETYYISDANDAADTDGGGVPQLTAGAKTYRIFVNMKPGYILESVYGNAEHSLDLTTTTEFWNNTDRGDVTGDLIDAARLDENTVALDSWITMGAASDDHWGLPKVDDADGSIVGGPNNDGGSVGTPLLANTDALAGIPLTTADGLLAGTVPAVTTIGLTLDVFNDTPGGSFATTNGAWAILGGTTGGTNDNQVLIAQLTTSGQLSFHLNMRIGIPDSLQCQSPGCHEYIDYYATIVPGDTAGGGISVENIFSNPTLTYVDQAIDCLGQAGGTALPGTACDDNNPDTGADTWSANCVCEGLLIDCENVPGGPALPGTACDDNDPNTFNDLWSPNCLCEGSVGLNEVHRNGFTAQVAPNPASETALLFLGAANGSSTSVSINDMTGRVVLAAELGRIHGDRSVALELSALAAGTYAITVVHGTERLVLPFVKR; encoded by the coding sequence ATGATCCGTCGCTCACTACTCCTCGCCTCCGGGCTTTCCGCCATCTGCTCGACCGCATTGGCCCAATACGCCCCACCTGACAGCATGGCGCTGGAGGGCATCGTGGTGGAGACCTACTACATCAGCGATGCGAACGATGCGGCGGACACTGACGGCGGTGGTGTTCCACAATTGACCGCAGGGGCGAAGACCTACAGGATCTTCGTGAACATGAAACCCGGCTACATCCTGGAATCCGTGTACGGGAACGCCGAGCATTCGCTCGACCTCACCACCACCACGGAATTCTGGAACAACACCGATCGCGGTGATGTGACCGGCGACCTCATTGATGCCGCTCGCCTGGACGAGAACACCGTTGCTCTGGACAGCTGGATCACCATGGGCGCGGCCAGCGACGACCACTGGGGTCTTCCGAAAGTCGACGATGCGGACGGCTCCATCGTGGGCGGCCCCAACAACGACGGTGGTAGCGTTGGCACCCCACTACTGGCGAACACCGATGCCCTTGCCGGCATTCCTCTGACAACAGCGGACGGCCTCCTCGCGGGCACGGTGCCTGCAGTTACCACCATCGGCCTCACCCTCGATGTGTTCAACGATACGCCCGGGGGCAGCTTCGCCACTACGAACGGTGCATGGGCCATCCTCGGCGGCACCACAGGCGGCACCAACGACAACCAAGTACTGATCGCGCAGCTCACCACGAGCGGCCAGTTGTCGTTCCACCTCAACATGCGCATCGGCATCCCGGACTCGCTCCAGTGCCAGAGCCCGGGCTGCCACGAGTACATCGACTACTACGCCACCATCGTTCCCGGCGACACGGCAGGCGGTGGCATTTCCGTGGAGAACATCTTCAGCAATCCCACCCTCACCTACGTGGACCAAGCCATTGACTGCCTTGGTCAAGCCGGTGGTACCGCGTTGCCCGGCACGGCCTGCGACGACAACAACCCCGACACGGGTGCTGATACGTGGAGCGCAAACTGCGTGTGCGAAGGCCTCTTGATCGATTGCGAGAACGTGCCTGGTGGCCCTGCCTTGCCGGGTACCGCTTGCGACGACAACGACCCAAACACCTTCAATGACCTCTGGAGCCCGAACTGCTTGTGCGAAGGCTCCGTGGGCCTCAACGAGGTGCACCGCAACGGGTTTACCGCGCAGGTGGCACCGAACCCTGCAAGCGAAACAGCGCTGCTGTTCTTGGGCGCCGCCAATGGCTCGTCGACCTCGGTATCGATCAACGATATGACCGGCCGCGTTGTTCTTGCTGCAGAGCTTGGCCGCATCCACGGGGACCGTTCCGTTGCCCTCGAGCTCTCCGCTTTGGCTGCTGGCACCTATGCGATCACGGTGGTGCATGGTACCGAACGGCTGGTGCTCCCCTTTGTGAAGCGTTGA
- a CDS encoding Na/Pi cotransporter family protein: MSPLGITLLVLTGLGVFLYAIDLLSQALRGIASDRMERWLKRYTAHVLSATAVGVVATTLLDSSSVVIILVIVLVNTGKLALRSALAVVLGANIGTTFGSQIIAFDIGAWSAVPLLLGIGLAHLGRTPTAKGIGNVLTGFGLLFTGLFIMGTAVEPLRESTLLIGLLHGLEDPLKGSLTGGLITLVLQSSSATVAMAIALAGKGLLSLPAGIAVMLGAELGTCSDTLLAAARCGRRARKVGLFHLLFNLLTIILGLLLIHPFTDFVVWFSGAADDARRIANAHMMFNVVGVLLCLPFLRRTERLLDHWLPEKAHAHARSVARGMAA, from the coding sequence ATGTCGCCCTTGGGCATCACGCTATTGGTGCTCACGGGGCTCGGTGTGTTCCTCTATGCCATCGATCTGCTTTCGCAGGCCCTGCGCGGCATTGCGTCGGACCGCATGGAGCGTTGGCTCAAGCGGTACACCGCCCACGTACTGAGCGCCACAGCGGTCGGGGTCGTGGCCACCACCTTGTTGGACTCCTCTTCAGTGGTCATCATCCTGGTGATCGTTCTGGTGAACACCGGAAAGCTGGCGCTCCGCAGTGCCTTGGCCGTGGTGCTCGGCGCCAACATCGGCACCACCTTCGGCAGCCAGATCATCGCCTTCGATATTGGTGCGTGGAGCGCGGTGCCCTTGTTGCTGGGGATCGGGCTTGCGCACTTGGGCCGAACGCCGACCGCCAAAGGGATAGGGAACGTGCTTACCGGGTTCGGCCTGCTTTTCACCGGGCTTTTCATCATGGGCACCGCTGTTGAACCCCTGCGGGAGAGCACGTTGCTGATAGGGTTGCTCCACGGGTTGGAGGATCCACTGAAAGGCTCGCTCACGGGCGGGTTGATCACGCTGGTTCTCCAATCCTCCTCTGCGACGGTAGCCATGGCCATTGCTCTTGCGGGCAAAGGCCTGTTGTCCCTTCCTGCCGGCATCGCCGTTATGCTTGGTGCCGAACTGGGCACCTGTTCTGACACCCTCCTCGCAGCGGCCCGATGCGGAAGAAGAGCACGGAAAGTCGGGCTATTCCATCTGCTGTTCAACCTGCTGACGATCATCCTGGGGCTATTGTTGATCCATCCGTTCACCGACTTCGTCGTATGGTTTTCGGGCGCAGCTGATGATGCACGGCGCATCGCCAATGCCCACATGATGTTCAACGTGGTGGGCGTATTGCTGTGCCTTCCGTTCCTTCGGCGGACAGAACGGCTTTTGGACCACTGGCTTCCCGAAAAGGCACACGCGCATGCCCGCTCCGTTGCCCGGGGTATGGCTGCTTGA